A single region of the Lycium barbarum isolate Lr01 chromosome 2, ASM1917538v2, whole genome shotgun sequence genome encodes:
- the LOC132628885 gene encoding uncharacterized protein LOC132628885, translating into MVISLSAKNKLGYVDGTCPKPNSDDTPGKIRQWDRCNNMVISWLTSSISPNIAKSVQYSETAESIWKQLERRYGTVNGTKIFELKKELASTQQRSLDIASYFNKLKKSWNELGTMRKNHSNSCVCAAKTGMEKDEEEDRLYQFLMGLNEVYVGVISSLLMMNPLPHLDDAYNILLQDENQRQSKASLFCRYCKKPGHLIDKCYKLHGYPAHYKLNGKNMAATANGDFSTFHVPPQGFHVFPKIVMYQRDKTPSLV; encoded by the exons ATGGTAATTTCTCTTTCAGCGAAAAACAAGTTGGGTTACGTAGACGGGACTTGTCCTAAACCTAATTCTGATGACACACCTGGAAAAATACGTCAATGGGATAGGTGTAACAACATGGTCATTTCATGGTTGACCAGTTCCATTTCACCAAATATTGCTAAAAGCGTCCAATACTCAGAAACTGCTGAGAGTATTTGGAAACAATTAGAACGTAGGTATGGGACTGTTAATGGCACAAAGATCTTTGAACTAAAGAAAGAGTTGGCCTCAACTCAGCAAAGATCTCTTGATATTGCATCCTATTTCAATAAACTGAAGAAATCCTGGAATGAACTAGGAACTATGCGTAAGAATCATAGTAACTCGTGTGTTTGTGCTGCTAAAACTGGTATGGAAAAGGATGAAGAGGAGGATAGACTTTACCAATTCCTTATGGGTCTAAATGAGGTATATGTAGGAGTTATAAGCAGTCTACTTATGATGAATCCTCTTCCTCATCTTGATGATGCTTACAACATACTGCTCCAAGATGAGAATCAGAGGCAG TCCAAAGCAAGTCTTTTTTGTAGATACTGTAAGAAACCAGGTCATCTGATTGACAAGTGTTATAAGCTCCATGGCTATCCAGCTCACTATAAGCTCAATGGAAAGAACATGGCTGCAACTGCTAATGGGGACTTTAGTACTTTTCATGTTCCACCTCAAGGTTTTCATGTTTTCCCTAAAATTGTTATGTACCAGAGGGACAAAACTCCATCCCTGGTTTGA